Below is a genomic region from Fusobacterium nucleatum.
TTTATTCCTCCATTGTCTAAATCCCAAATAATAGCATTATTGAAAGAACCTGAACTTATTAACCATTTGCTATCTGAACTTATACCAAAAGATGCTGTTTCACTTTCTGTTGGTAAAATAAATTGATTAGAAAATGGTAAAGTAATCAATGAATTATTTAAAATATTTTCATATTGAGCTTCTAATTTATTGTATTTCTCCATTTTAGGAGATACATTTTTCATAGCTTCTTGAGCAATTAATACTCCAAGTATTCGATTTCCTTGTAAATTTGCTTCATTTGCCATATTTAAAGTCATAAGAGATGATTGCTCATTAGCTTTTCTCTCTGAGGCAACAGATTTTAAATATAAAGTTGTTACACTTACAACAAATATAAGCATAGCTATACTTGCTGCAATAGAAGTATATATAATTCTTTTTAAATATCTTTCTTGATGTCTTAATTTTAAATCTCCATAATTTACATTAAGCATACTTGCTACTATTCTATAAATTTCTGATTTTTTTAGAATATCTAAAGACTTTTTTGTAAGTTCATTTAATTTAGAATCTTTTGAATTTTGTAAAATTTCATATCCTTTAAAAGAAGGAGATTTGACCTCATCAGGTCTAATATCTGCTGCAAGGAGTTCAATATTTTTTTCTTCCTCTACATTTTCAGAATTTATAAAAGTAGCTTTTAGATTTTTTAATTCATCAATAAAAGACTCATCAGGTTCTCCTTCAATAAGCACAGGAATAATGTTATTCACTCCATGAATCTTTTTAAACAACTGTACTTCTTTTCTACACCAAGGACTAAGAGATGTCCTTTTTGAGCATATAACAATTAAATTTTCAGAATCAGCTATTGCTTCTTCTATCATTGTGCTTAAATCTCTTGTAGAAAGTTCTTCCCTATCACGAAAAACTCTAAATACATGTTTATCATCAATTGAACTTTCTTTATTTGATACTGTTCTTAAATGTTTTGGTATATTAAATTTTTCAATCATATCATGAAGAATTTTTGCTATTGTTAAATCTGGTTCTATATGTCTATAACTTATAAAAGCATCATATTTATATTTTTTTTTATTTTCATTTTGAACTTCTTCCATTTTTTCCTCCTGCTAATATTAGCTTTATTGTATTATATCATATTTTTATATTGCTTTTATTTCATTATAGTATTATTAAAAAATTTATTTTACTAAATTTAAAATAAATGTTACACTTAGATAGTAATATTATTATTAATACAAATAAAAGGAAAAGGTGTCTTATGAAAAGAAAATTATTTTTTATTCTATCATTATTTTTAATTTGTTCAATTTATGTCTTTGGAGAAGATTTTCCAAAAAAAGCAAAAGCTGTTGATGATTTTATTCCAACTGGCTGGAAAAAAATTCTTACTACTAATGGAGATTTAAATAAGGATAAACTTGAGGATACTGTTATAGTAATTGAAAAAGAGGATAAAAAAAATATTAAAAAGAATGATGTTTTAGGTCCTGATTATTTAAATCTAAACCCAAGAATACTTTTGGTTCTATTTAAACAGAAAGATGGAACTTATATTTTAGCAAGTAAAAATGATAAAGGATTTATTCAAAGTGAAAATGATGAAGAAAATCCTGCTCTTATGGATACCTTATTTGGTATTGATATAAAAAATAACATTTTGAGAATAAACTTTGATTATTTTTTAAGTGCTGGAAGTTGGGAAGCTTCACAAATTATTTTTACTTTTAGATTTCAAAACAATAGATTTGAACTTATTGGCTATGATAGTAATTCATATATGAGAAACTCTGGTGAACAGGAAGAATTTAGTATTAATTTCTCAACTAATAAAATAAAGACTACTACTGGTGGGAATATGTTTGATGAGAAGTTGAATAAACCAAAAGAAAAGTGGAAAAATATTAACATTAAAAGAAAATATACACTTGATGAGATGTCAGATAATGTAATAGATGAAATAATAAATTATGTTTATTAATAGAATGGGATTGTTAGCCAAATGTAACAATCCCTTATTATATTATTTTTTTACTCTTTCAACATATTCATTTGTTCTTGTGTCTATTTTAATCCATTCACCTTGTTCAACAAATAGAGGAACTTGAACTTCAAATCCTGTATTTATTCTCGCAGGTTTCATAACTTTTCCAGAAGTATCTCCTCTTAATCCTGGTTCAGTATATGTTACTTCTCTTTCAACAAAAGTAGGTAATTCAACTGCAACAGCTGTTGATTCATAGTAAACAACATCTAAAGGCATTTCTTCTTCAAGATAGTTTAAAGCATCTCCTAAATCTTCACCTTTTAATTCTATTTCTTCCCAAGTTTCTGGGTTAGAGAATATATAAGAATCTCCATTTTGGTAAGAATAAATTGCTTTTACCTTATCTAATTTAATATCATCCATTTTATCATCTGCTTTATAAACAGCATCTGATATATTTCCTGAAATTAAGTTTTTCATTTTAAACTTAACTACTGCAGCATTTCTTCCTGATTTATTATATTCAGCCTTTAATACTACGAATGGGTCGTTTCCAATTTTTATTGTACTCCCTGCTCTTAATTCTTGTGCAATTTTCATTAATTTTTTCCTCCTATATTTTCTATAAATTTTATTAATTTTTCTATTAAATTACAATTTTTTATCAAATGATTAGCATACTTCTTATTATGTTCTTCTATTTCTTTAAAATTTTTAAAAAAATAAGAAAAATCTTCTCTATTTATATTGTAATTAATAAAAGTTTCTTTTAACTCTTTATTATTAGGACAGTATTTTTCTAAAAAACTTTCTAGCTTTTTTATATGTGTATTTTCATCTTGAGGATAGATATGCCATAAAAAAGGTTTTCCTAGAAGTAAAGCTCTAACAAAACTATCTTCTCCTCTAACTAAATTAAAATCACATAATGCTAAAAGCTCTTCATATTTATCATAAGTAAAAAATGGTAACTTCACGAATTTTATTTTATCATAATTATTGTTATTATCAAAATATTTTATAAAATTTTTTTGAGTTTTTTCACTTAATATTAATAAGAGAAATTTTTTATCCAATTTTTTTAATTCTTTAATTAAAGAATCAAAATTTTTTTCATAAGAAAACACTGAAGCTATTAAATCATATTTTTCATTAATTCCAAACTTTTCTAAATAATACTCTTTATTTTCTTCTACTCTTTTCTTTCTTTCTAAAAATTCATTGTCTAAAAGTATACCTCCACTTTTTTTAGAAAGTCCTGGAATAAAAAAATATTTTTTTAAATTTCCTCCCAAAAATGATTCTTGAAGATGAAAATCATCTACCCAATCCTCAGCAGAAAAATATTCTAAATTAATAATAAGTTTTGAATCTTTAAATGCTTTATCCATATACTCTTTTGGAATTTCACATCCAAAAGTTTCTATGATTAAGTCAGCAGAGTTTTCTATTTTAGAAATATCTTTATAGGCTATGATTTCTATATCATTTGATTTTTTTATAAGGTTTATTTCCTCTGTTTGATTTATAATAAATCTTAATTTTTTATTAGGATAAAGTCTTTTAAATTCCCTTGCTAATCTATAAGCTACTCCAACATCTCCATAATTGTCAATAACTTCACAGAATATGTCTATACTATTTATTTCCATTATTCTTGTCTTTCTTGTTTTACTCTTTTTACTGTTGTACCAGTCTTATTTGTATTCCCAGTTGTTTCTGTTTTATTGTTTTTTATAGTACTTTGTCCAACTACTTTTTTAGGAGTAGGTTTTTTAGCAGTTGTTTTTGCTTTTTCTTTCATTTTATTATCATTTATTTTTTTGGTTTTTGTTCCTGTTGAGATTCCAGTTCCAGTTGATACTGAACTTCTTCTTCCTCTTGCACCTGCTCCAACTCCAAATGAATGTGTACAAGCTGTAATTAATAATATTGGTATAACTAAACAAAGTATTTTCTTTTTCATAATAAATCCCTCTCTTAAATAATTAAATTATATCTTCTAAATTAACCTCTTTAACTTCCCCCAAAGTTAAATTATTCAGTGTTAATTTACCAAAACTCACTCTTTTTAGATAACAAACTTTATTGTTTACTGCTTCTAACATTTTTTTTACTTGATGAAATTTTCCTTCTTTAATAGTTAAATAAATTTTGTTATCGGATATTTTTTCAACCTTCGCAGGTTGAGTGATATAGTTTCCTATATTAACTCCCTGTTCTAGTTTCAAGATGTCTTCATCTAAAATGTTATTTTCTATTTCAACATAATAAACTTTATCTATATGGTTCTTAGGTGATAATAATTTATGATTTAATTTCCCATCATTTGTAAAAAGTAGTAAGCCTTCTGTATCTTTATCAAGTCTACCAACTGGTGCTAAATCTTTTCTTATTACCCATTCTGGTAATAAATCCATAACAGTATTTTCTTTAAAATCTTCTGTTGCAGTTATATATCCAGCTTTTTTATTCATAATATAGTATCTAAATTCTTTATATTCTAGCCTTTCTCCATTATATTCTATAATATCAGAATTTTCATCTATATTATCTTTGGCTGATATATCACTCATTCCATTAACAGTTATTTCAGCATTTGAGATTAATTTTTTAACTTCTTTTCTACTTCCTATACCACATTCAACTAAGAATTTATCCAATCTCATTAATTTTCAATCCTTTTTCCATCTTTGTACTTATAATGTTCCACAGCACCATCTTTATACATATATTTAGCTGGTCCTTGTAAAACTCCATCTACATAAATAGTTTCTTCTACATCACCATTTGCAAAGTAATATGTAGAACTTCCATTTTTTTTGTTATTTTTTCCATATGTGAATATTTCTCTATCGCCATTTTTATAGAATTTTTCAGCTTCACCAATTCTTTTATCATTAACAAAATTAAATTCTATCTTATCTCCATTAGGAAAAGTTTCAATAGCTGGTCCATTCATTTCACTATTTTTGTGTGTAAATTCAATAGTCTTTCCATCCTCATACTCTATAATACCATTTTTGGTATTTAAGTAAGTATCTTTATTTAAGACATCTTTTACAGTAATCGTTTTTTTAGTTATATAGCTATAAATTTTCTGATCATAAGAGCTATAATCATCATTTGCTGTTAACTCAATCTGAATAAGATCTTTATCTCCATCAAAAAATTTTTCTATTATTTTATTATCTTTAACTTCTACCATTATAGTTTCATTTTTAATATTGAGATCTTCATATAATACTTCATTACAAAATTCAAAACTTCCAGCTTCTGTCTCATGTCCAGTTTTATCAATATAGTTATAAACTTTTTTCCCAGTTAGTTTATCATATATTCTTTTATAAAAA
It encodes:
- the efp gene encoding elongation factor P yields the protein MKIAQELRAGSTIKIGNDPFVVLKAEYNKSGRNAAVVKFKMKNLISGNISDAVYKADDKMDDIKLDKVKAIYSYQNGDSYIFSNPETWEEIELKGEDLGDALNYLEEEMPLDVVYYESTAVAVELPTFVEREVTYTEPGLRGDTSGKVMKPARINTGFEVQVPLFVEQGEWIKIDTRTNEYVERVKK
- the earP gene encoding elongation factor P maturation arginine rhamnosyltransferase EarP; the protein is MEINSIDIFCEVIDNYGDVGVAYRLAREFKRLYPNKKLRFIINQTEEINLIKKSNDIEIIAYKDISKIENSADLIIETFGCEIPKEYMDKAFKDSKLIINLEYFSAEDWVDDFHLQESFLGGNLKKYFFIPGLSKKSGGILLDNEFLERKKRVEENKEYYLEKFGINEKYDLIASVFSYEKNFDSLIKELKKLDKKFLLLILSEKTQKNFIKYFDNNNNYDKIKFVKLPFFTYDKYEELLALCDFNLVRGEDSFVRALLLGKPFLWHIYPQDENTHIKKLESFLEKYCPNNKELKETFINYNINREDFSYFFKNFKEIEEHNKKYANHLIKNCNLIEKLIKFIENIGGKN
- a CDS encoding pseudouridine synthase, whose amino-acid sequence is MRLDKFLVECGIGSRKEVKKLISNAEITVNGMSDISAKDNIDENSDIIEYNGERLEYKEFRYYIMNKKAGYITATEDFKENTVMDLLPEWVIRKDLAPVGRLDKDTEGLLLFTNDGKLNHKLLSPKNHIDKVYYVEIENNILDEDILKLEQGVNIGNYITQPAKVEKISDNKIYLTIKEGKFHQVKKMLEAVNNKVCYLKRVSFGKLTLNNLTLGEVKEVNLEDII
- a CDS encoding phosphatidylinositol-4-phosphate 5-kinase, translated to MNKDLKKFILFLIGSIIIAFAISYSYSAYQSCQHDKKINEVKNTFGFGGTDKKVEDVKKNENSQEAWQNQMLEMLELLGYSKVETRPFYKRIYDKLTGKKVYNYIDKTGHETEAGSFEFCNEVLYEDLNIKNETIMVEVKDNKIIEKFFDGDKDLIQIELTANDDYSSYDQKIYSYITKKTITVKDVLNKDTYLNTKNGIIEYEDGKTIEFTHKNSEMNGPAIETFPNGDKIEFNFVNDKRIGEAEKFYKNGDREIFTYGKNNKKNGSSTYYFANGDVEETIYVDGVLQGPAKYMYKDGAVEHYKYKDGKRIEN